The following proteins come from a genomic window of Flavobacterium crocinum:
- a CDS encoding IPExxxVDY family protein produces MAIHKLDLDEFDEIDYYLMAIHTSLEDYRLAYFINKILPINLSKSKNEIHAQTKEGEANFSRFYYYDEEKAVSWNLIQNKNEIISVSTNDFQNLFSNETSEVSTTIHLLPEFKKVDFFLKIDNSEEALNFSEIQQKLKTIESIAAIYAVDTDNIKSKNNLIF; encoded by the coding sequence ATGGCTATTCATAAATTGGATTTAGACGAATTTGACGAAATTGATTATTATTTAATGGCAATTCATACTTCATTAGAAGATTATAGATTAGCCTATTTTATCAATAAAATCCTTCCGATAAACTTAAGTAAGAGCAAAAACGAGATTCATGCTCAGACTAAGGAAGGTGAAGCAAATTTTTCCAGATTCTATTATTATGATGAAGAAAAAGCGGTTTCCTGGAATTTAATTCAGAATAAAAATGAAATCATTTCTGTGAGTACAAATGATTTTCAGAATTTGTTTTCTAATGAAACAAGTGAGGTTTCGACAACAATTCATTTACTTCCTGAATTCAAAAAAGTCGATTTTTTCCTGAAAATAGACAATAGCGAAGAGGCGCTTAATTTTTCAGAAATTCAACAAAAATTAAAAACAATCGAAAGTATTGCAGCTATTTATGCTGTCGATACGGACAATATAAAATCAAAAAACAATCTAATTTTTTAA
- a CDS encoding acyl carrier protein translates to MSDIASRVKAIIVDKLGVDENEVVTEASFTNDLGADSLDTVELIMEFEKEFDIQIPDDQAENIATVGQAISYIEEAKK, encoded by the coding sequence ATGTCAGACATTGCATCAAGAGTAAAAGCGATTATCGTAGACAAATTAGGTGTTGACGAAAACGAAGTTGTAACAGAAGCAAGCTTCACTAATGATTTAGGAGCTGACTCATTAGACACTGTTGAGCTTATTATGGAATTCGAAAAAGAATTTGATATTCAAATTCCAGACGATCAAGCAGAAAACATTGCTACTGTTGGTCAAGCTATTTCTTATATCGAAGAAGCTAAAAAATAA
- the rnhA gene encoding ribonuclease HI, translated as MHEVHIYTDGAAKGNPGNGGYGVVMELVGTPYKKEFYEGFRLTTNNRMELLAVIVGLEKLKNPNMKVLVVSDSKYVVDSVEKKWVFGWEKKGYKDKKNPDLWKRFLIAYRKHQVDFKWIKGHNNHPQNERCDQLAVMASQQPKLSVDVYYETIGSKE; from the coding sequence ATGCACGAAGTACATATATACACAGATGGCGCGGCGAAAGGAAATCCCGGCAATGGCGGTTACGGCGTGGTAATGGAATTGGTCGGCACTCCTTATAAAAAAGAATTTTATGAAGGTTTTCGTTTGACAACTAATAACAGAATGGAACTTTTGGCTGTAATTGTGGGTTTAGAAAAATTGAAAAATCCAAATATGAAAGTCCTTGTAGTTTCAGATTCTAAATATGTTGTGGATTCTGTTGAAAAGAAATGGGTTTTTGGCTGGGAAAAAAAAGGCTATAAAGACAAAAAAAATCCGGATTTATGGAAACGTTTTTTAATTGCCTACCGAAAACATCAGGTCGATTTTAAATGGATCAAAGGTCATAACAATCATCCGCAAAACGAACGCTGTGATCAGTTGGCCGTTATGGCATCACAACAACCTAAACTTTCTGTCGATGTTTATTACGAAACCATCGGATCTAAAGAATAA
- a CDS encoding DUF6249 domain-containing protein, which produces MDDKILIPISFFLMIFGIVYLVYSTRNRERLALIEKGVDASIFLQGKGNGVPAWKIFVVNLAFLLIGSGVGIFLALLITTYTSLNDGAVYPSIIFIMAGIGLLTGFKTAKDLDKE; this is translated from the coding sequence ATGGACGACAAAATTTTAATTCCAATTAGCTTTTTCTTAATGATCTTCGGGATCGTTTATTTAGTTTATTCAACAAGAAACAGAGAGCGTCTGGCTCTTATCGAAAAAGGTGTTGATGCCAGTATCTTTTTGCAAGGAAAAGGAAATGGAGTTCCGGCCTGGAAAATCTTTGTAGTAAATCTGGCATTCTTATTAATAGGAAGTGGTGTTGGAATTTTTCTTGCGCTATTAATAACAACTTATACATCTCTAAATGACGGAGCGGTTTATCCATCAATCATTTTCATTATGGCGGGAATCGGACTTTTGACTGGATTTAAAACGGCGAAAGATTTAGATAAAGAATAA
- the rnc gene encoding ribonuclease III, with protein MNIIKKIFSKSRSLEDGIFFDTIQKILGFPPSNVDFYRRAFTHRSSNKLDSNGHPINYERLEFLGDAMLSAVIAAHLFNKAPNGDEGYLTKMRSKIVSREHLNELGKDLNLVQFVESKVPIQHFGENIHGNIFESLIGAIYLDKGYSFCERFIQKRVVTPYVDIARLEGKVISYKSLVIEWCQKEKRVFHYDIFEDNGIDGQRLFGVKLSIDDKVVARARATSKKKAEEKASQRAYFAFQEKIDKK; from the coding sequence ATGAATATTATCAAAAAAATATTTTCTAAATCCCGTTCTCTAGAAGACGGGATTTTTTTTGACACTATTCAGAAAATTCTTGGTTTTCCGCCTTCAAATGTTGATTTTTACAGAAGAGCTTTCACACATCGCTCTTCTAATAAGTTAGATTCGAATGGACATCCTATTAATTATGAGCGTTTAGAATTTTTAGGAGATGCTATGTTAAGTGCTGTTATTGCGGCACATTTATTTAACAAAGCTCCAAATGGCGATGAAGGTTATTTAACCAAAATGCGTTCAAAAATTGTGAGTCGTGAACATTTGAACGAATTAGGTAAAGATCTAAATTTAGTGCAGTTTGTAGAGAGTAAAGTGCCAATCCAGCATTTTGGAGAAAATATTCATGGTAATATTTTTGAATCTCTAATAGGTGCCATTTATTTAGATAAAGGCTATTCTTTCTGTGAGCGATTTATTCAAAAAAGAGTAGTTACTCCTTATGTCGATATTGCCCGACTGGAAGGAAAAGTAATAAGTTATAAAAGTCTTGTTATCGAATGGTGTCAGAAGGAAAAAAGAGTTTTTCATTATGACATTTTTGAAGATAACGGTATAGACGGACAACGTTTATTTGGTGTCAAATTGAGTATTGATGATAAAGTTGTTGCAAGAGCGAGAGCAACTTCAAAAAAGAAAGCAGAAGAAAAAGCATCGCAGAGAGCTTATTTTGCATTTCAGGAAAAAATTGACAAGAAATAG
- the pyk gene encoding pyruvate kinase, whose amino-acid sequence MLTNKKTKIVATLGPACSTREIIKDMIEAGVNVFRINFSHADYEGVKEKINIIRGLNEEFGYTTAILGDLQGPKLRVGVMEEGTVVNDGDEITFTTAEDIVGNAKKAFMKYQNFPNDVNVGERILLDDGKLIFEIVSTDKKTEVVAKVIQGGELKSKKGVNLPNTKISLPALTEKDIADAIFAIEQKVDWIALSFVKTPRDLQDLQELIAKHSEVKIPIVAKIEMPEALENMDKIVAYCDGLMVARGDLGVELPAHEVPLVQKDLIRRAKTARIPVIVATQMMETMITSLTPTRAEVNDVANSVMDGADAVMLSGETATGNYPVQVIQRMAQICEAVENSPLIQVPQNTPQIKTNRFVTKTVCHQAALLANEIEAKAICTLTNSGYTAFQISAWRPSTAHILVFTSNRRILTQLNLLWGVKSFYYDNDESTDDTVTDVNQIAVEKGYAQQGDYLINLAAMPIKEKGMVNTMRVSQIE is encoded by the coding sequence ATGCTAACAAACAAGAAAACCAAAATTGTTGCTACACTTGGCCCCGCTTGTAGTACAAGAGAGATCATTAAAGATATGATCGAAGCAGGTGTTAATGTGTTTAGAATCAATTTTTCGCATGCAGATTACGAAGGAGTAAAAGAAAAAATTAATATTATTAGAGGCCTAAACGAAGAGTTTGGTTACACTACTGCAATCCTTGGAGATTTACAGGGACCAAAACTTAGAGTTGGTGTAATGGAAGAAGGTACTGTAGTAAACGATGGTGACGAAATCACTTTTACAACTGCTGAAGATATTGTCGGAAATGCAAAAAAAGCATTTATGAAATATCAAAATTTTCCAAATGATGTAAATGTTGGAGAGCGTATTTTGCTTGACGATGGTAAACTTATTTTTGAAATTGTTTCTACAGATAAAAAAACAGAAGTTGTTGCTAAAGTTATTCAGGGTGGAGAATTAAAATCTAAAAAAGGAGTTAATCTTCCAAATACTAAAATCTCTTTACCGGCTTTAACAGAAAAAGATATTGCAGATGCGATTTTCGCAATCGAGCAAAAAGTAGACTGGATCGCACTTTCATTCGTGAAAACTCCTCGCGATTTACAAGATTTACAAGAATTAATCGCTAAACATTCTGAAGTAAAAATTCCAATCGTTGCTAAAATTGAAATGCCGGAAGCTCTTGAGAACATGGATAAAATTGTAGCTTATTGCGATGGTTTAATGGTGGCTCGTGGAGATCTTGGTGTTGAGCTTCCTGCTCACGAAGTTCCATTGGTACAAAAAGATTTGATCAGAAGAGCAAAAACTGCCAGAATTCCGGTTATCGTTGCGACACAAATGATGGAAACAATGATTACAAGTTTAACTCCAACAAGAGCAGAGGTAAATGACGTTGCTAACTCGGTAATGGACGGTGCAGATGCTGTAATGTTGTCTGGAGAAACTGCAACAGGAAATTATCCGGTACAAGTTATCCAGAGAATGGCTCAAATTTGTGAGGCTGTTGAGAATTCACCATTAATTCAGGTTCCTCAAAATACACCACAAATTAAAACAAACCGCTTTGTAACTAAAACTGTTTGTCATCAGGCCGCTTTATTAGCGAATGAAATCGAAGCTAAAGCAATTTGTACTTTAACAAACAGCGGTTATACAGCTTTCCAAATTTCGGCTTGGAGACCTTCTACAGCTCACATTTTAGTATTTACTTCAAACAGAAGAATTTTAACACAATTGAATTTATTATGGGGAGTTAAATCTTTCTACTATGATAATGACGAAAGCACAGATGATACTGTTACAGATGTAAATCAAATTGCAGTTGAAAAAGGATATGCACAACAAGGAGATTATTTAATTAATCTTGCAGCAATGCCAATTAAAGAAAAAGGAATGGTTAATACGATGAGAGTATCTCAAATCGAATAA
- a CDS encoding RNA polymerase sigma factor: MSTLTDQHYIDKILQGETNSFAVLVDRYKDMIFTLALKMVKNHEEAEEVAQDTFIKIYNSLNKFKGESKFSTWIYKIAYNTCLDRLKKSKKDDLNISIDDFSSHLIKTMDNALSALEEKERKQTIQKCLNLLPSDENFLLTLFYFDDQNLEEIGKIMNISANNAKVKLFRSRQKLAVILRQQLEPEIIECYERER; encoded by the coding sequence ATGAGCACATTAACTGATCAACATTATATCGATAAAATTTTGCAGGGCGAAACCAATTCGTTTGCTGTTCTGGTTGATCGTTACAAGGATATGATCTTTACATTGGCTCTCAAAATGGTTAAAAACCACGAAGAAGCCGAAGAAGTTGCTCAGGATACATTTATTAAGATTTATAATTCGCTTAATAAATTTAAAGGAGAGTCTAAATTTTCGACCTGGATTTATAAAATTGCTTATAATACATGTTTAGATAGATTAAAGAAAAGTAAAAAAGACGATTTAAATATCTCTATTGATGATTTTTCGTCGCATTTAATTAAAACAATGGACAATGCTTTAAGCGCTCTGGAAGAAAAAGAACGAAAGCAAACCATTCAGAAATGTTTAAATTTATTACCAAGTGATGAAAATTTCCTTTTAACTCTTTTTTATTTTGATGATCAGAATTTAGAAGAAATTGGAAAAATCATGAATATCTCGGCCAACAATGCCAAAGTAAAATTGTTTAGGAGTCGACAAAAATTAGCCGTAATTTTGAGACAGCAGTTAGAACCAGAAATAATAGAATGTTATGAAAGAGAGCGATAA
- a CDS encoding arylsulfatase, which yields MKQIKLKCGLKNTIRVLTLLLFAGVSVTAQNKKPNILVLWGDDIGTTNISAYSDGLMGYTTPNIDRLANEGLRFLHYYGEQSCTAGRAAFLTGQHGLRTGLTKVGFPGAPMGMSQLDPSVGGIMKSLGYTTGQFGKNHVGDRNESLPTVNGFDEFFGNLYHLNAEEEPELPDYPKDPEYLKKFGPRGVLKCVATNVDDATTDPRFGRVGKQKIEDTGALTKKRMETVDDETSAAAIDFIKRQHAAGKPFFCWFNATRMHLRTHVRAEHRGRYTHGDSEYIDGMIEHDETIGSILKALDDLGIADNTIVVYSTDNGPHMNTWPDGAMTPFRSEKNTNWEGAFRVPCIVRWPGHIKPGTVTTELMSHNDWIPTFASIAGEPDIVNKLLKGYSANGKTYKVHLDGFDQSKFLEGKTPKSARDKFFYTDDDGLLVGLREGDYKYVFAEQRLGGTMGVWAEPFTKLRLQKIFNLYQDPFERADITSNTFWDWQMNHVQLMYGAIQDVVVFAETFKDYPPRSIPPSFSAYTIMEEAMKDIKAQKYIEKNVLPKLKEDEEAASKKKK from the coding sequence ATGAAACAAATCAAACTAAAATGCGGATTAAAAAATACCATACGGGTATTAACATTACTACTTTTTGCAGGCGTTTCTGTAACAGCCCAAAACAAGAAGCCAAATATTTTGGTGCTTTGGGGAGATGATATCGGAACAACAAATATCAGTGCGTACAGTGATGGACTTATGGGATATACAACCCCAAATATTGATCGTTTAGCAAACGAAGGATTACGTTTTTTACATTATTATGGAGAACAAAGCTGTACAGCTGGACGTGCTGCGTTTTTAACCGGACAACACGGACTTAGAACTGGTCTTACAAAAGTAGGTTTTCCCGGAGCGCCAATGGGAATGAGCCAGCTGGATCCTTCTGTTGGTGGAATCATGAAAAGCTTAGGTTATACCACAGGACAATTTGGTAAAAACCACGTAGGAGATCGTAACGAGAGTTTACCTACTGTAAATGGTTTTGATGAATTCTTCGGAAACTTATACCACTTAAATGCAGAAGAAGAACCTGAATTGCCAGATTACCCAAAAGATCCGGAATATTTGAAAAAATTTGGACCAAGAGGAGTTTTAAAATGTGTAGCAACCAATGTTGATGATGCGACTACTGATCCTCGTTTTGGCAGAGTTGGAAAACAAAAGATTGAAGATACAGGAGCACTTACTAAAAAAAGAATGGAAACTGTTGATGACGAAACATCTGCAGCAGCTATTGATTTTATTAAAAGACAACACGCCGCAGGAAAACCATTTTTCTGTTGGTTCAATGCTACCCGTATGCATTTGCGTACACATGTCAGAGCAGAACACAGAGGAAGATACACTCATGGAGACAGTGAGTATATTGACGGTATGATCGAACATGATGAAACCATTGGAAGTATTCTAAAAGCATTAGATGATTTAGGAATTGCAGACAATACTATTGTGGTGTATTCTACAGATAATGGTCCTCACATGAACACATGGCCAGATGGAGCTATGACTCCTTTCCGTTCTGAGAAAAACACCAACTGGGAAGGAGCTTTCCGAGTACCTTGTATCGTTCGTTGGCCTGGGCATATTAAACCAGGAACTGTGACTACAGAATTGATGAGCCATAATGACTGGATCCCTACATTCGCTTCAATTGCAGGAGAACCAGATATCGTTAACAAACTTTTGAAAGGTTACTCTGCAAACGGAAAAACCTATAAAGTGCATTTGGATGGTTTTGATCAAAGTAAATTTTTAGAAGGCAAAACACCAAAAAGTGCCAGAGATAAATTCTTCTACACAGATGATGACGGTCTTTTAGTTGGTTTAAGAGAAGGAGATTATAAATACGTTTTTGCAGAGCAACGTTTAGGTGGAACGATGGGAGTTTGGGCAGAACCATTTACTAAACTTCGTTTACAGAAAATATTTAATTTATACCAAGACCCTTTCGAAAGAGCTGATATTACTTCAAATACTTTTTGGGATTGGCAAATGAATCACGTACAGTTAATGTATGGTGCCATACAGGACGTTGTTGTATTCGCTGAAACATTTAAAGATTATCCTCCAAGATCAATCCCGCCAAGTTTCTCTGCATATACTATTATGGAGGAAGCCATGAAAGATATCAAAGCTCAAAAATATATAGAGAAAAATGTTCTTCCTAAATTAAAAGAAGACGAAGAGGCGGCTTCAAAAAAGAAAAAATAA
- the fabF gene encoding beta-ketoacyl-ACP synthase II, whose translation MALRRVVVTGLGALTPIGNNIQEYWNALVNGVSGAAPITYYDTEKHKTKFACEVKNFNIEDYMDRKESRRLDKFAQYAIAASDEAIKDAGITNDNVNKQRVGVIWGAGIGGLETFQEEVLYYAKGDGTPKFNPFFIPKMIADIAPAHISMRNGYMGPNYTTVSACASSANALIDAFNYIRLGMCDVIVSGGSEAAVTIAGMGGFSSMHALSTRNESPETASRPFDATRDGFVLGEGAGALVLEDYEHAKARGAKIYCEIGGGGMSSDAYHLTAPHPEGIGVIAVMENTLRDAGMTPDQVDHINTHGTSTPLGDVAELKAISAVFGDHAKNININSTKSMTGHLLGAAGAIEAIASILAMQHGIVPPTINHTVVDENIDPSLNLTLNKPQKREVNVAMSNTFGFGGHNACVLFKKLVD comes from the coding sequence ATGGCATTAAGGCGAGTTGTTGTAACAGGATTAGGTGCACTTACTCCTATCGGGAATAATATCCAGGAATACTGGAATGCACTTGTGAATGGGGTTAGCGGAGCGGCTCCTATAACATATTATGATACAGAAAAGCATAAAACGAAATTTGCCTGCGAAGTAAAAAACTTCAACATTGAAGATTACATGGATCGCAAGGAATCTCGTCGATTAGATAAATTTGCACAATACGCTATTGCTGCCAGTGATGAAGCTATTAAAGATGCTGGAATTACAAACGATAATGTAAACAAACAAAGAGTTGGTGTTATCTGGGGGGCAGGAATTGGAGGTTTAGAGACTTTCCAGGAAGAAGTATTGTATTATGCAAAAGGTGATGGAACTCCAAAGTTCAATCCTTTCTTTATCCCTAAAATGATTGCCGATATTGCACCTGCACATATTTCTATGCGTAACGGTTATATGGGACCAAATTATACTACGGTTTCTGCTTGTGCATCTTCTGCAAATGCATTAATCGATGCTTTCAATTACATTCGTTTAGGAATGTGCGATGTTATTGTTTCCGGAGGTTCTGAAGCAGCAGTTACGATTGCTGGTATGGGAGGTTTCAGTTCGATGCACGCTTTATCTACAAGAAACGAAAGTCCGGAAACGGCTTCAAGACCTTTTGATGCAACCAGAGATGGTTTTGTTTTAGGTGAAGGAGCAGGAGCTTTGGTTTTGGAAGATTATGAACATGCTAAAGCCAGAGGTGCAAAAATCTATTGCGAAATTGGCGGTGGCGGAATGTCATCTGATGCATATCACCTGACGGCACCACATCCGGAAGGAATTGGAGTAATTGCTGTAATGGAAAATACTTTGAGAGATGCCGGAATGACACCTGATCAGGTAGATCACATTAATACTCACGGAACTTCTACTCCATTAGGAGACGTTGCTGAGTTAAAAGCGATTAGCGCTGTTTTTGGTGATCACGCTAAAAACATTAACATTAACTCAACAAAATCAATGACAGGACACTTGCTTGGTGCTGCCGGAGCTATTGAAGCTATTGCTTCTATTTTAGCAATGCAACACGGAATTGTTCCTCCAACGATTAACCATACAGTTGTTGACGAAAATATTGATCCATCTTTAAACCTTACTTTAAACAAACCTCAAAAAAGAGAGGTAAATGTTGCCATGAGTAATACATTTGGTTTTGGTGGACATAATGCTTGTGTATTGTTTAAAAAACTAGTTGACTAA
- the purN gene encoding phosphoribosylglycinamide formyltransferase: protein MKKIIVFASGSGTNAENIIKYFSSTETAKVVSVFTNNASAKVIDRAKNHQIPVEIFEKNELLERNVLQKIQKIDPDLIVLAGFLLKFPENIIEQYPNKIINIHPALLPKYGGKGMYGMHIHRAIVNNKEKETGISIHYVNENYDEGAIIFQANVSLTDEDTPETVAEKIHELEQKHFPEIIHRLLEE from the coding sequence ATGAAAAAAATTATCGTTTTTGCCTCAGGATCAGGAACTAATGCAGAAAACATTATAAAATATTTTTCGAGTACTGAAACTGCAAAGGTCGTTTCGGTTTTTACAAATAATGCTTCTGCAAAAGTTATTGACAGAGCAAAAAATCATCAAATTCCTGTCGAAATCTTCGAAAAAAACGAACTTTTGGAACGAAATGTATTACAAAAAATACAAAAAATCGACCCGGATTTGATCGTTCTTGCCGGTTTCTTACTAAAGTTTCCTGAAAACATAATTGAACAATATCCAAATAAAATAATCAACATACATCCGGCACTTTTACCTAAATACGGAGGCAAGGGAATGTACGGAATGCACATTCACAGAGCCATAGTAAATAATAAAGAGAAAGAAACCGGAATCTCTATTCATTATGTAAACGAGAACTATGATGAAGGCGCTATTATTTTCCAAGCAAACGTTTCACTAACTGACGAAGACACTCCTGAAACTGTTGCAGAAAAGATTCACGAATTAGAACAAAAGCATTTTCCAGAAATTATTCATAGATTATTAGAAGAATAA